From Candidatus Amarolinea dominans, a single genomic window includes:
- the tsaD gene encoding tRNA (adenosine(37)-N6)-threonylcarbamoyltransferase complex transferase subunit TsaD produces MTRLILGIETSCDETAAAVVGDGQHILSNVVATQIDLHRQYGGVFPELASRQHILTIKPVIEQALTTAQVGWQDIAAVAVTYGPGLAGSLLVGVNAAKGLAWARALPLIGVNHLEGHIYANWLRAGGNTAPPVPPVLVLIVSGGHTELILMHEHGRYTRLGATLDDAAGEVFDKVARLLGLGYPGGPALQRAAEGGRAQAFDLPLALRHDPKHRYNFSFSGLKTAVLRLTQALKADGAALPVADLAASFQRAVAEALVARILVAVDDFKVSQVCVCGGVAANVELRRQLAARLPVPHAVPPIWLCTDNAAMIASAGFYRYAAGQRSAWDLDVLPNLKLN; encoded by the coding sequence ATGACAAGACTGATTCTCGGTATCGAAACCTCATGTGATGAGACGGCCGCCGCGGTGGTGGGGGATGGTCAGCACATTCTGTCCAACGTGGTGGCGACACAAATTGATCTGCACCGCCAGTACGGGGGTGTGTTTCCAGAACTGGCGTCACGACAGCACATCCTGACCATCAAACCGGTCATCGAGCAGGCGCTGACAACCGCCCAGGTCGGCTGGCAAGACATCGCCGCGGTGGCGGTGACCTATGGGCCGGGGCTGGCTGGATCGCTGCTCGTCGGCGTCAACGCGGCCAAAGGCCTGGCTTGGGCGCGCGCCCTGCCGCTGATCGGCGTCAACCACCTCGAAGGCCACATCTATGCCAACTGGCTGCGGGCCGGCGGCAATACCGCGCCCCCGGTCCCTCCTGTGTTGGTGCTGATCGTCAGCGGTGGACACACCGAACTGATCCTGATGCACGAGCACGGTCGTTACACGCGCCTGGGCGCGACGTTGGACGATGCCGCGGGCGAAGTTTTCGACAAAGTGGCACGTCTGCTCGGCTTGGGGTATCCTGGGGGGCCGGCGCTGCAGAGGGCGGCCGAGGGCGGCCGGGCGCAGGCTTTCGATCTGCCGTTGGCGCTGCGCCATGATCCGAAGCACCGCTACAACTTCAGCTTCAGCGGTCTCAAGACGGCCGTGCTGCGTTTGACGCAGGCGCTCAAGGCAGACGGGGCGGCATTACCGGTGGCTGATCTGGCCGCCAGTTTTCAGCGGGCCGTCGCCGAGGCCCTCGTTGCCAGGATTCTGGTCGCCGTTGACGATTTCAAGGTCAGTCAGGTCTGCGTTTGCGGCGGCGTTGCCGCCAATGTTGAACTGCGCCGGCAGTTAGCCGCCCGCTTGCCGGTGCCGCACGCGGTCCCGCCCATCTGGTTATGCACCGACAATGCCGCCATGATCGCCAGCGCCGGTTTTTATCGCTACGCTGCCGGTCAGCGCAGCGCTTGGGACCTGGACGTGCTGCCCAATCTCAAGCTCAACTGA
- a CDS encoding UDP-N-acetylmuramoyl-L-alanyl-D-glutamate--2,6-diaminopimelate ligase translates to MRLSQLTFLLTDSVQYGLGDPDITSITADSRQVRPGTLFVAIFGLRVDGHEFIGQAAAQGAAAIVGELPPTESGALSGAEIPYLQVANSRSALAWLAAAWHDFPARKLTVIGVTGTDGKTTTGTLIAHILRGAGRKVGLVTTVQADIGGHTLDTGLHVTTPDALDTQHYLAEMVKAGCEVAVLESTSHGLHQRRVDACEFDLAIVTNITHEHLDYHGTWDNYAAAKGILFQHLSASVEKGGTTKTAVLNAEDASFPLLDAILSQGRSSLRRLTYGLQNGAVQAADITHAPDCTTFTLDLGHSIYDLGLAVDGLQTQITTRLIGDFNIYNILAAACSTLALGVPLDVLRVAIASFDGVVGRMERLDEGQPFLAIVDFAHSPVSLQRALETVRPLVAPEGRLIAVFGSAGQRDRAKRYLMGHIGGRLADLTVITAEDPRTEAIADISAEIACGCQDAGGQEGETYWRVDDRAAALAFACRLARAGDVVIACGKGHERSMCFGVTETPWNEQEAMRAALRAAWPKPAAPSAA, encoded by the coding sequence TTGCGACTCAGTCAGTTGACTTTCTTGCTCACCGACAGCGTCCAGTATGGCCTGGGCGACCCGGACATCACCTCCATCACCGCCGACTCACGCCAGGTGCGCCCCGGCACGCTGTTTGTCGCCATTTTCGGCCTGCGTGTGGACGGTCATGAGTTCATCGGCCAGGCCGCGGCGCAGGGCGCGGCCGCCATCGTGGGCGAGCTTCCGCCGACTGAGAGCGGCGCGCTCAGCGGCGCGGAGATACCGTATCTCCAGGTTGCAAACAGCCGCAGCGCGCTGGCCTGGCTGGCGGCCGCCTGGCATGATTTTCCCGCGCGCAAACTCACCGTCATTGGCGTCACCGGCACCGACGGCAAAACCACCACCGGCACCCTCATCGCACACATCTTGCGCGGCGCCGGCCGCAAGGTGGGCCTTGTCACCACGGTGCAAGCCGACATCGGCGGTCACACCCTCGATACCGGCCTGCATGTCACCACACCGGATGCACTGGACACCCAACACTACCTGGCCGAGATGGTCAAGGCCGGCTGTGAGGTCGCGGTGCTCGAAAGCACGTCACATGGGCTGCATCAGCGCCGGGTGGATGCCTGCGAGTTCGATCTGGCCATCGTGACCAACATCACCCACGAGCACCTCGACTATCACGGCACCTGGGACAACTACGCGGCCGCCAAAGGCATCCTCTTCCAGCACCTGAGTGCGTCTGTCGAAAAAGGGGGGACAACCAAGACAGCCGTGCTCAACGCCGAAGATGCCAGTTTTCCCCTCCTGGACGCCATCCTGAGCCAGGGACGGTCATCGTTGCGACGCCTGACGTATGGCTTGCAGAACGGCGCCGTGCAAGCAGCCGACATCACCCATGCCCCTGATTGCACCACCTTCACGCTCGACCTGGGGCACAGCATTTACGACCTGGGCCTGGCCGTGGACGGCCTGCAAACGCAGATCACGACGCGCCTGATCGGGGATTTCAACATCTACAACATCCTGGCCGCAGCCTGCTCCACCCTCGCCCTGGGTGTTCCGTTGGACGTGCTGCGCGTCGCCATTGCCAGCTTCGACGGCGTTGTCGGGCGCATGGAACGCCTCGATGAAGGCCAGCCATTCCTGGCCATCGTTGACTTTGCCCATTCTCCTGTGTCATTACAACGGGCGTTGGAGACCGTCCGGCCGCTGGTGGCGCCCGAGGGCCGCTTGATTGCCGTTTTTGGCAGCGCGGGCCAGCGCGACCGGGCCAAACGCTACCTGATGGGCCACATTGGCGGGCGCCTGGCCGATCTCACCGTCATCACCGCGGAGGACCCGCGCACGGAAGCGATTGCGGACATTTCAGCGGAGATTGCATGCGGCTGTCAGGACGCCGGCGGACAGGAGGGTGAAACGTACTGGCGAGTGGATGATCGGGCGGCAGCGCTGGCGTTTGCATGCCGTTTGGCGCGCGCCGGTGATGTGGTCATTGCCTGTGGCAAGGGCCACGAGCGCTCGATGTGCTTTGGCGTCACCGAGACCCCCTGGAACGAACAAGAGGCCATGCGCGCCGCCCTCAGAGCGGCATGGCCCAAGCCTGCAGCACCATCCGCCGCATAG
- a CDS encoding NADH-quinone oxidoreductase subunit N codes for MNPLLLLAPELIIFLAGLVIFLLDLVYRDAARTHLFQGIALVGLVLALVASLALLGQDATALTMMTVDGFAVFFKVLVIIVMILVVTAAGDYMQSRSRHQGEFYTMLLAATLAMTVAVSANNLVLIYLGMEFLSITSYVLAGFIRDDKRSSEAAIKYFLYGAVASGVMLYGLSLLYGATGSIYLTEIAAAFKNTKGLTASLGLPASILVITGFGFKASLAPFHQWAPDTYDGAPTPVTAFLSTASKATGFALLLRVLLVALPAVQTQWTAILAGIAMATMTLGNLAALRQTNVKRLLAYSSIAQAGYILIGLVAATSEPGKAFNGINGVLIYLFAYLFTNIGAFITVTAVEDATGSVELKDWSGLITRQPFLAIMMLIFMLSLAGIPPTGGFIGKFFVFGAAIQTQAFALAAVALVNAAIAAFYYLSVVRYMFFEPQGERTPFKISRPVQAVVAIAMIMTLVIGIFPGPFITWATEAVLPMLASL; via the coding sequence GTGAACCCTCTGCTGCTCCTGGCACCCGAATTGATTATTTTCCTGGCCGGGCTGGTCATCTTCCTGCTCGACCTGGTTTATCGCGACGCCGCGCGCACCCATCTCTTCCAGGGGATTGCGCTCGTCGGTCTCGTGCTGGCCCTGGTTGCCAGCCTGGCCCTGCTCGGACAAGACGCCACTGCGCTGACCATGATGACCGTGGACGGTTTCGCCGTCTTCTTCAAGGTGCTCGTCATCATCGTCATGATCCTGGTGGTCACCGCGGCCGGCGATTACATGCAGTCTCGCAGCCGCCATCAGGGCGAGTTCTACACCATGCTTCTGGCCGCCACCCTGGCCATGACCGTTGCCGTCAGCGCCAACAACCTGGTGCTGATCTACCTGGGCATGGAATTCCTCAGCATCACGTCGTATGTGCTGGCCGGTTTCATTCGCGACGACAAGCGCTCGAGCGAAGCCGCCATCAAATACTTCCTCTACGGCGCCGTCGCCTCCGGCGTCATGCTCTATGGCCTGTCGCTGCTCTATGGCGCCACCGGCAGCATCTACCTGACCGAGATTGCCGCCGCTTTCAAGAACACGAAGGGCCTGACAGCCTCCCTGGGCTTACCGGCATCCATTCTGGTCATCACCGGCTTTGGTTTCAAGGCCAGCCTGGCGCCGTTCCATCAGTGGGCGCCCGACACCTACGATGGTGCGCCAACGCCGGTCACGGCCTTCCTCTCCACGGCCTCCAAGGCTACCGGCTTTGCCCTGCTCCTGCGCGTCCTGTTGGTGGCCCTGCCCGCCGTGCAGACGCAGTGGACCGCCATCCTGGCCGGTATCGCCATGGCCACCATGACCCTGGGCAACCTGGCCGCGCTGCGCCAGACCAACGTCAAGCGTCTGCTGGCCTACTCCAGCATTGCGCAGGCCGGCTACATCCTGATCGGTCTCGTCGCCGCCACGTCCGAGCCGGGTAAAGCCTTCAACGGCATCAACGGCGTGCTGATCTATCTGTTCGCCTATCTCTTCACCAACATCGGCGCCTTCATCACCGTGACCGCAGTCGAAGATGCCACCGGCAGCGTCGAACTCAAGGATTGGTCGGGTCTCATCACCCGCCAGCCCTTCCTCGCGATCATGATGCTCATCTTCATGCTTTCACTGGCCGGCATTCCGCCCACCGGTGGCTTCATAGGCAAGTTCTTCGTCTTCGGCGCCGCCATCCAGACCCAAGCGTTCGCCCTGGCGGCTGTGGCGCTGGTCAACGCGGCGATCGCGGCCTTCTACTACTTGAGCGTCGTGCGCTACATGTTCTTCGAGCCGCAGGGCGAGCGAACCCCGTTCAAGATCTCGCGGCCTGTGCAGGCGGTCGTCGCCATCGCCATGATTATGACGCTGGTCATCGGCATCTTCCCCGGCCCTTTTATTACCTGGGCCACCGAAGCCGTGCTGCCCATGCTGGCATCGTTGTAA
- a CDS encoding NADH-quinone oxidoreductase subunit M yields MSFPLLTIITFAPLLGALVILFLPKENERTIKNWSVLISLLPLALSIFLWFAYNKTSGGYQFQEVYSWIPQLGATYHMGVDGLSVPLIFLTALLTTLGLYYSSFTIKRRAKEFFLLFLLLEMGMLGVFVSLDYVLFYVFWEIGLVPMYFLIAIWGQAKDRPQYAAIKFFIFTLVGSVAMLLAILGVYFVTGTFDIVEAAKAKPFANDMFLGSLAFWGFFLGFAIKVPSFPFHTWLPDAHTAAPTAGSVILAGVLLKLGAYGFLRIVLPTLPNAFKAWSLVVVALGVISIIYGAFVCMAQWDLKRLIAYSSVSHMGYVMLGIGAAAFGVGATEQATINSQAMAINGAALQMFNHGIITGGLFFLVGIIYERAHTRELKKFGGLSAKLPYYYGIMLVTAFASLGLPGLAGFWSEFLVFRGAFDLVKVYAAVGVLGIVITAAYILWKIIQFMFLGDYDPHKIDHWTNLTTGRDEHEPSDMATFEKVTMWPLVAFMVLFGIFPTPLLNFFNLAANELLQRLM; encoded by the coding sequence ATGTCTTTTCCACTTCTGACCATCATCACATTTGCGCCGCTCTTGGGCGCGCTGGTGATCCTGTTCCTGCCCAAGGAGAACGAACGCACAATCAAGAACTGGTCCGTCTTGATTAGCCTCTTACCACTGGCGCTTTCTATCTTTCTCTGGTTTGCTTACAATAAAACCAGCGGCGGCTACCAGTTCCAAGAGGTCTACTCCTGGATTCCGCAGCTCGGCGCAACCTACCACATGGGCGTAGATGGCCTCAGCGTGCCGTTGATCTTCCTGACCGCGCTGCTGACCACCCTGGGGCTGTATTATTCCAGCTTCACGATCAAGCGCCGTGCCAAGGAATTCTTCCTGCTCTTCTTGCTGCTGGAAATGGGCATGCTCGGCGTCTTCGTCTCGCTCGACTACGTGCTCTTCTACGTCTTCTGGGAAATTGGTCTGGTGCCGATGTACTTCCTCATCGCCATCTGGGGCCAGGCCAAGGACCGGCCGCAGTACGCCGCGATCAAGTTCTTCATTTTCACCCTGGTCGGTTCCGTCGCCATGCTGCTGGCCATCCTGGGGGTCTACTTCGTCACCGGCACCTTCGACATTGTGGAGGCGGCCAAGGCCAAGCCCTTTGCCAACGACATGTTCCTGGGCAGCCTGGCCTTCTGGGGCTTCTTCCTCGGTTTCGCCATCAAAGTGCCCAGTTTCCCCTTCCACACCTGGTTGCCTGACGCCCACACGGCCGCGCCCACGGCCGGCTCGGTCATCCTGGCTGGCGTCCTGCTGAAGCTCGGCGCTTACGGCTTCCTGCGCATCGTGCTGCCCACGCTGCCCAACGCCTTCAAGGCCTGGTCACTGGTCGTCGTCGCCCTGGGTGTCATCAGCATCATCTACGGCGCCTTCGTCTGCATGGCGCAGTGGGACCTCAAACGCCTGATCGCCTACTCCTCTGTCAGCCACATGGGCTACGTCATGTTGGGCATCGGCGCCGCCGCCTTCGGCGTGGGCGCCACCGAGCAAGCCACCATCAACAGCCAGGCCATGGCCATCAACGGCGCGGCCTTGCAGATGTTCAACCACGGCATCATCACCGGCGGCTTGTTCTTCTTGGTCGGCATCATCTACGAGCGCGCGCACACCCGCGAACTGAAGAAGTTCGGCGGTCTCAGCGCCAAACTGCCCTACTACTACGGCATCATGCTCGTCACCGCCTTCGCCTCCCTCGGCCTGCCCGGCCTGGCCGGTTTCTGGAGCGAATTCCTGGTCTTCCGCGGCGCCTTCGACCTGGTCAAGGTCTACGCCGCTGTCGGCGTCCTCGGCATCGTGATCACCGCCGCCTACATCCTCTGGAAGATCATCCAGTTCATGTTCCTGGGCGATTACGACCCGCACAAGATAGATCACTGGACCAACCTGACCACCGGCCGGGACGAACACGAGCCAAGCGACATGGCGACCTTCGAGAAGGTGACGATGTGGCCGCTGGTAGCGTTCATGGTGCTGTTCGGCATCTTCCCGACGCCGCTGCTCAATTTCTTCAATCTGGCCGCCAATGAACTCTTGCAACGGCTCATGTAG
- a CDS encoding NADH-quinone oxidoreductase subunit L, with translation MLNLSWLIPVFPLLAFAIIVLVTNRDETRATAGLKKASSTIAIGAMAVSWLFALIVVVIPTLANYLEFSETPGQFPLLEIPTGQASLSYFGVAVDPLTAAMLFMVPFVCLMIFIYARGYMTWPHHLDPNQAYTTQDASSRELDPRYSRFFAYISLFAAGMLGLVIANNLFMLFVFWELMGLCSYLLISFWFEKKYWNPNQITPKDAGLKAFLTTRIGDTIMFSGLALLYVHAGTLNFDGIFRNPEVMQHLTETLVPGLGISWAALTAFLIFWGAMGKSSQFPLHVWLPDAMEGPTPVSALIHAATMVSAGVYLIIRMFPLFHAAAEGAPWVLSFVAAIGAFTAIFAATIAVAQNDIKKVLAYSTISQLGYMFAALGIGAYVAAAFHLLTHAFFKALLFLGSGAVIHAVEHGEQHVHEAHGGHGGHTPTHDDHGHGHDAHDDGPPFDPQDMLNMGGLWKRIPRVGWTFLIGGLALSGFPLITAGFWSKDEILANAFELNSLVFWTLAFSALLTAFYTGRQICLTFFGQPRSEAAAHASLPTKLAKTGLRMNDLMTWPLMLLAVFAIVGGWVGIPEGFPVLGGLLNNPFEHVIGSLEEALTHTIHIPEFNTFPLMVSIIAALGGLTLAWLVYGLRPLKAGEVDPVKRLLGPVWTVLNRKYYIDELYQGTVVAFAVWLGEMAFRFDNRWVIDPIVNGIGRLGRLLSDGLRAFFDEPIVDGIVNGLGALTDGLGGLARKLQTGQGQNYLLFAVMTIMLLLGFYLYA, from the coding sequence ATGCTCAATCTCTCGTGGCTGATTCCCGTCTTTCCGCTGCTGGCATTTGCCATCATTGTCCTGGTCACCAACCGGGATGAGACGCGGGCGACCGCCGGCCTGAAGAAGGCCAGTTCGACTATCGCCATTGGCGCTATGGCCGTCAGTTGGCTCTTCGCGCTGATCGTCGTCGTCATTCCCACGCTGGCCAACTATCTGGAATTCTCGGAGACGCCGGGCCAATTTCCGTTGCTGGAAATTCCAACCGGTCAGGCCAGCCTTAGCTACTTCGGCGTCGCCGTGGACCCGCTGACCGCCGCCATGCTCTTCATGGTGCCGTTCGTCTGCCTGATGATCTTCATCTATGCGCGTGGCTACATGACCTGGCCGCATCATCTCGATCCAAACCAGGCCTACACGACCCAAGATGCTTCTTCCAGGGAGCTTGACCCGCGCTACAGCCGCTTCTTCGCCTATATCTCGCTCTTCGCCGCCGGCATGTTGGGCCTCGTCATCGCCAACAACCTCTTCATGCTCTTCGTCTTCTGGGAGTTGATGGGGTTGTGCTCCTACCTGCTGATCTCCTTCTGGTTCGAGAAGAAGTATTGGAACCCCAACCAGATCACGCCCAAGGACGCGGGCCTCAAGGCCTTCCTCACCACGCGCATCGGTGATACCATCATGTTCAGCGGCCTGGCCCTGCTCTACGTCCATGCTGGTACGCTCAACTTCGATGGGATTTTCCGCAATCCGGAAGTCATGCAGCATCTGACGGAAACACTGGTGCCGGGCCTGGGCATCTCCTGGGCCGCGCTGACCGCCTTCCTCATCTTCTGGGGCGCGATGGGCAAAAGTTCGCAGTTCCCGCTGCACGTCTGGCTGCCAGATGCCATGGAAGGCCCCACGCCCGTCAGCGCGCTGATCCATGCGGCCACGATGGTCTCCGCCGGCGTCTATCTCATCATCCGCATGTTCCCCCTCTTCCATGCGGCGGCTGAAGGGGCGCCCTGGGTGCTCAGTTTCGTCGCGGCCATCGGCGCGTTCACAGCCATCTTTGCGGCCACCATCGCCGTGGCCCAGAACGACATCAAGAAAGTGCTGGCCTACTCCACCATCAGCCAGCTCGGCTATATGTTTGCCGCCCTGGGCATCGGCGCATACGTGGCCGCCGCCTTCCACCTGCTGACCCACGCCTTTTTCAAGGCGCTCTTGTTCCTCGGTTCCGGCGCAGTCATTCACGCGGTGGAGCACGGCGAGCAACATGTGCATGAGGCGCACGGCGGGCACGGCGGACACACGCCGACGCACGATGACCACGGTCATGGTCACGACGCGCACGACGACGGCCCGCCCTTCGACCCGCAGGACATGCTCAACATGGGCGGCCTGTGGAAACGCATCCCGCGCGTGGGCTGGACATTCCTCATCGGCGGCCTGGCCCTCAGCGGTTTTCCCCTCATCACCGCTGGCTTCTGGAGCAAGGACGAAATCCTGGCCAACGCCTTCGAGCTCAACTCCCTGGTCTTCTGGACGCTGGCGTTTTCGGCTCTGCTCACCGCCTTCTACACCGGCCGTCAGATCTGCCTGACCTTCTTTGGCCAGCCGCGCAGTGAAGCGGCTGCGCACGCCAGCCTGCCCACCAAGTTGGCCAAGACCGGGCTGCGCATGAACGACCTGATGACCTGGCCGCTGATGCTGCTCGCCGTCTTTGCCATTGTCGGCGGTTGGGTGGGCATCCCGGAGGGGTTCCCCGTGCTGGGTGGCCTGCTCAATAACCCGTTCGAGCATGTCATCGGCAGCCTGGAAGAGGCGCTGACGCACACCATCCACATACCGGAGTTCAACACCTTCCCGCTCATGGTCTCCATCATCGCCGCGCTCGGCGGCCTGACCCTGGCCTGGTTGGTGTATGGCCTGCGACCGCTCAAGGCTGGTGAGGTTGACCCGGTCAAGCGCCTGCTCGGCCCCGTCTGGACCGTGCTCAACCGCAAGTATTACATTGACGAATTGTACCAGGGAACCGTCGTCGCCTTTGCCGTCTGGCTGGGGGAGATGGCCTTCCGCTTCGACAATCGCTGGGTCATTGACCCCATCGTCAATGGCATCGGTCGCCTGGGGCGTCTGCTGTCTGACGGCCTGCGCGCCTTCTTCGACGAACCGATTGTGGATGGCATCGTGAACGGCCTGGGCGCCTTGACCGACGGCCTGGGGGGTCTTGCCCGTAAGCTGCAGACCGGACAAGGCCAAAACTACCTGTTGTTCGCGGTGATGACCATCATGCTGTTACTGGGCTTTTATCTGTACGCCTGA
- the nuoK gene encoding NADH-quinone oxidoreductase subunit NuoK — MPLSWYLTLAAALFAIGLFGALARRNAVGVLMGVELILNAVNINLVAFWRFGNPMELTGQLFAIFVIAVAAAEAAVGLALIIAIYRIRGTVNLDELDTLRG, encoded by the coding sequence ATTCCACTCTCCTGGTATCTCACTCTGGCGGCCGCACTGTTTGCCATCGGCCTCTTTGGCGCACTGGCCCGCCGTAACGCCGTTGGCGTGCTGATGGGTGTCGAGCTGATCCTCAATGCGGTCAACATCAACCTGGTCGCCTTCTGGCGTTTCGGCAATCCGATGGAGTTGACCGGCCAGCTCTTTGCAATTTTTGTCATCGCTGTGGCCGCGGCCGAAGCCGCCGTCGGCCTGGCCCTGATCATTGCGATCTATCGCATCCGGGGAACCGTCAACCTGGACGAACTCGACACGCTCAGGGGATAA
- a CDS encoding NADH-quinone oxidoreductase subunit J: MPTLPFPLPTVEQAVFLGIAAFIIASALLTVLLRNLFHASLCLTAAFFGVAGVYILLEAEFLAVTQVLVYIGAIATLIVFAIMLSRGITSQAGRLNAQGAAVAIGAVFLFVFMNTILRGVAWPVTVQAVPTDAIARLGIDFVGSYLVPFEVVSVLLLIALIGSIMIARERA; the protein is encoded by the coding sequence ATGCCCACTCTCCCCTTTCCGTTGCCAACGGTTGAGCAAGCCGTATTTCTTGGCATTGCGGCTTTCATCATCGCGTCCGCCTTGCTCACAGTGCTGCTGCGCAACCTGTTTCATGCGTCGCTGTGCCTCACCGCGGCTTTCTTTGGGGTGGCTGGCGTCTACATCCTGCTCGAAGCCGAATTTCTGGCCGTGACACAGGTGCTCGTCTACATCGGCGCCATTGCTACCCTCATCGTCTTCGCTATCATGCTGAGCCGCGGCATCACCAGCCAGGCCGGGCGCCTCAATGCGCAGGGGGCAGCCGTCGCCATCGGCGCCGTCTTCCTCTTCGTTTTTATGAACACCATTCTGCGCGGCGTTGCCTGGCCCGTCACTGTTCAGGCCGTGCCCACCGATGCCATTGCCCGCCTGGGCATTGACTTCGTCGGCAGCTACCTGGTGCCCTTCGAGGTGGTCTCTGTCCTGCTGCTGATTGCACTGATCGGCTCGATCATGATCGCCCGCGAACGGGCATAG
- the nuoH gene encoding NADH-quinone oxidoreductase subunit NuoH, producing the protein MDIILDPSRIGAWLEGVLVGWGLAPGLAVFINLTIRATVILIFALILVLGLIWLERKVAGRIQDRLGPNRAGPYGLLQTVADAMKLLTKEDITPTAADKVTFNAAPVLAVFAVLMLFGAIPLAPHFVGADMGIGALYIVALGSIAIMSVLMAGWGSNNKYALLGGFRVVAQLLSYEVPMILAILSVVIVASTMSMNGIAQAQGGLAGFGWNAFIMPLSFVLYFVSALAEGERTPFDLLEAESEIVSGYNVEYSGMKFAWFYLAFFLNTFILSAIATTLFLGGWQGPFVEQVPLLGIFYFGIKVIFVMYLNMWVRATFPRLRIDQMMNLAWKVMVPLGLVAVFTVALAVKLPGGPIVQTVALFVLQLGGLVLGLGVVGRSLRLAAQGGSAPMPVFSEKIGPPPVRI; encoded by the coding sequence ATGGACATCATCCTGGATCCCTCTCGTATCGGCGCATGGCTGGAAGGAGTCCTGGTGGGATGGGGGCTGGCGCCAGGGCTGGCGGTTTTCATCAACCTGACTATCAGAGCCACCGTCATCCTGATCTTCGCCCTGATCCTGGTGCTCGGGCTGATCTGGCTGGAGCGCAAGGTGGCCGGCCGTATCCAGGACCGCCTCGGCCCTAATCGCGCTGGCCCCTATGGCCTGCTGCAAACTGTGGCCGACGCCATGAAGCTGCTGACCAAAGAGGATATCACGCCGACTGCGGCCGACAAGGTGACGTTCAACGCCGCTCCTGTCCTGGCCGTCTTCGCGGTGCTCATGCTCTTCGGCGCCATTCCGCTGGCGCCGCACTTCGTCGGCGCAGACATGGGCATCGGCGCGCTCTACATCGTGGCTCTCGGCTCCATCGCCATCATGTCGGTGCTGATGGCCGGCTGGGGTTCCAACAACAAGTACGCCTTGCTCGGCGGCTTCCGCGTGGTGGCGCAGCTCTTGAGCTACGAAGTTCCCATGATCCTCGCCATCCTGAGCGTGGTCATCGTGGCCAGCACCATGTCCATGAACGGCATCGCCCAGGCGCAGGGCGGGCTGGCCGGCTTCGGCTGGAATGCCTTCATCATGCCGCTGTCGTTCGTGCTCTACTTTGTCTCCGCCCTGGCCGAAGGCGAGCGCACCCCGTTCGACTTGCTGGAGGCCGAATCGGAAATCGTCTCCGGCTACAACGTTGAGTACAGCGGCATGAAGTTCGCCTGGTTCTACCTGGCGTTCTTCCTCAACACCTTCATCCTGAGCGCCATCGCCACCACGCTCTTCCTGGGCGGCTGGCAAGGTCCCTTTGTCGAGCAGGTGCCGCTCCTGGGAATCTTCTACTTTGGCATCAAGGTCATCTTTGTGATGTACCTCAACATGTGGGTCCGCGCCACCTTCCCGCGCCTGCGCATTGACCAGATGATGAACCTGGCCTGGAAGGTGATGGTGCCCCTGGGCCTGGTCGCTGTCTTCACCGTCGCCCTGGCTGTCAAGTTGCCGGGTGGCCCCATTGTGCAGACCGTTGCCCTCTTCGTCCTGCAACTCGGCGGCCTGGTCTTGGGCCTGGGCGTGGTTGGACGCAGTCTGCGCTTGGCCGCACAGGGTGGTAGCGCCCCCATGCCGGTGTTTTCGGAGAAAATCGGCCCCCCGCCGGTGCGCATTTGA
- a CDS encoding NADH-quinone oxidoreductase subunit A produces the protein MNLETYAFVGILSAVGIGFPIVGLLVAWLLRPKRPNPIKLSTYECGVETMGDTWVQFKAQYYLFALIFVIFDIEAVFLFPWAVAYGRLDLWALMEAAIFILILVGGLAYAWRKNALEWQ, from the coding sequence ATGAATTTAGAAACCTATGCGTTTGTCGGAATCCTCTCAGCCGTCGGTATTGGCTTCCCCATTGTTGGTTTACTCGTCGCGTGGCTCTTACGCCCCAAGAGACCCAACCCAATCAAGCTATCCACCTATGAGTGCGGTGTCGAGACGATGGGCGATACCTGGGTGCAATTCAAGGCCCAGTACTACCTCTTTGCTCTGATCTTCGTCATCTTCGACATCGAAGCCGTCTTCCTGTTCCCGTGGGCGGTGGCCTATGGCCGGCTCGATCTGTGGGCACTCATGGAGGCGGCAATCTTCATTCTGATCTTGGTTGGCGGGCTGGCCTATGCCTGGCGCAAGAACGCGTTGGAGTGGCAATAA